The Nitrospirota bacterium genome has a window encoding:
- a CDS encoding NUDIX hydrolase, which produces MDEGIILIKRKNPPEGWALPGGFVDYGESLEGAAIREAKEETGLNVKLIRQFHTYSEPTRDPRTHTISTVFIAKAEGETKAGDDAKEVGVFNKDNLPDQIAFDHRDILKDYFSGRY; this is translated from the coding sequence ATGGATGAGGGGATCATTTTAATAAAAAGAAAAAATCCACCTGAAGGATGGGCACTTCCAGGTGGTTTTGTAGATTATGGTGAAAGCCTTGAGGGTGCAGCTATTAGAGAAGCAAAAGAAGAGACTGGACTTAATGTTAAATTGATCCGCCAGTTCCACACATATTCAGAACCAACAAGAGATCCACGAACTCATACTATTTCTACAGTTTTTATTGCAAAAGCAGAAGGTGAAACAAAGGCTGGTGACGATGCAAAAGAGGTCGGCGTTTTTAATAAAGACAATCTGCCAGATCAAATTGCTTTTGACCATAGAGACATCCTCAAAGATTATTTTTCAGGGAGGTATTAG
- a CDS encoding response regulator, with amino-acid sequence MTYLDTDIRKLTGWPKELGATDILLSMPDAIFLTDSQMRIVFFNLAAEKITEFRSFEAQGMYCKDVLKTSICETECVVKRALDADQNIFNIETTITTANGKTIPALVSASLIKNKEGRIIGYLYSFRDISLLKKIMTDLEISRMELTERNVELHEALKELKLTHEQLLQAQKMEALGTLAGGVAHDFNNILTGILGFASLAKTEISTSSPVYKYMEHIEKSVIRASELTSKILTFARRSFFEIKTVDLNRLIIDISQILERTTKRSINIKNDLTSFLCYVDIDESKMEQAIMNICINAIEAMPDGGTLTIKTEVINPEFNIFNDYFHQSQQQEYVKLSIIDNGIGMDEETRSRIFDPFFTTKGKTGGTGLGLAMVYGIIKEFNGHIEVESKIGFGTQFHCFLPLSKECKQRLISIDKEVAIDIPKGAGETILLVDDDKMILEMGNNILKHLRYKVLLAEDGLTALELYKEKQKEIDVVVLDLIMPKLSGKEVFDRIRLIDPYAKIIFSTGYAKEEMLQPLSDRQANGFLKKPYKIKEMAECIQHVIKMKRGDTTRNL; translated from the coding sequence ATGACTTATTTAGATACAGATATAAGAAAATTAACAGGGTGGCCAAAAGAATTAGGTGCAACAGATATTCTTCTTTCAATGCCTGATGCAATATTTCTTACAGATTCTCAGATGAGAATTGTTTTTTTTAATCTGGCTGCAGAAAAAATCACAGAATTTAGATCATTTGAAGCTCAGGGGATGTATTGCAAGGATGTGCTAAAAACCAGTATTTGTGAGACTGAATGTGTTGTAAAGCGAGCTCTTGACGCGGACCAGAATATTTTCAATATTGAAACCACTATTACGACGGCGAATGGGAAAACAATTCCTGCTCTTGTAAGTGCTTCGTTGATTAAGAATAAAGAAGGACGGATTATAGGATATCTATATTCCTTCCGTGATATATCACTTTTAAAAAAGATTATGACAGATCTTGAAATTTCCCGTATGGAATTAACTGAGAGAAATGTTGAGCTTCATGAAGCTCTTAAGGAGCTTAAATTAACCCATGAGCAACTATTACAAGCGCAGAAAATGGAGGCTCTGGGTACACTTGCTGGAGGGGTTGCCCATGATTTTAATAATATTTTGACCGGCATTCTTGGATTTGCATCTCTTGCAAAAACAGAAATTTCCACAAGTAGTCCTGTTTATAAATATATGGAGCATATCGAAAAATCAGTAATACGTGCATCAGAGCTTACTTCCAAAATTCTGACATTTGCACGCCGAAGTTTCTTTGAAATCAAGACTGTCGATCTCAACAGGTTAATTATTGATATATCACAAATTTTAGAGCGGACCACAAAACGTAGTATTAATATTAAAAATGATCTAACATCTTTTTTGTGTTATGTTGACATAGATGAATCAAAAATGGAACAGGCAATTATGAATATTTGTATAAATGCAATTGAAGCTATGCCTGATGGTGGCACATTAACAATTAAGACAGAAGTGATTAATCCTGAATTTAACATATTCAATGATTATTTTCACCAATCTCAGCAACAAGAATATGTAAAGCTTTCTATTATCGACAATGGAATCGGGATGGATGAAGAAACGCGCAGTAGAATATTTGATCCTTTCTTTACTACAAAAGGTAAAACCGGCGGAACAGGACTCGGCCTCGCAATGGTGTACGGAATAATTAAGGAATTCAATGGACATATAGAAGTTGAAAGCAAAATAGGATTTGGTACTCAGTTTCATTGTTTTTTGCCACTTTCTAAGGAGTGTAAACAGAGATTAATTTCCATTGATAAGGAAGTTGCCATAGACATCCCTAAAGGAGCTGGAGAGACGATTCTCCTTGTAGACGATGATAAGATGATACTTGAAATGGGAAACAATATTCTGAAACACCTTAGATATAAAGTATTATTAGCAGAAGATGGATTAACTGCATTAGAGCTATATAAAGAAAAACAGAAAGAAATCGACGTCGTAGTCCTTGATTTAATAATGCCGAAATTGAGCGGGAAAGAGGTTTTCGACAGAATACGACTAATAGATCCATATGCGAAGATTATTTTTTCGACTGGATATGCTAAAGAGGAAATGTTACAGCCACTTTCAGATAGACAGGCAAATGGATTTTTAAAAAAGCCTTATAAAATAAAAGAGATGGCAGAGTGTATACAGCATGTTATAAAAATGAAACGTGGGGATACAACTCGTAATTTATGA
- a CDS encoding type I restriction-modification system subunit M N-terminal domain-containing protein, with product MANESSAIEQRLWNYCNVLRDDGVSHGDYVEQLTYLLFLKMADEQTKPPFNKPSSIPKNLD from the coding sequence ATGGCTAATGAATCTTCAGCTATTGAACAACGCCTATGGAATTACTGCAATGTCCTACGTGATGACGGAGTAAGCCATGGCGATTATGTAGAGCAGTTGACCTATCTCTTGTTCTTGAAGATGGCAGATGAGCAGACAAAACCTCCTTTTAATAAACCTTCAAGCATTCCAAAAAATCTTGACTGA
- the hfq gene encoding RNA chaperone Hfq, whose protein sequence is MTNNIKTLNLQDTYLNLLRKQRTSVVVYLTNGVRLKGIIKGFDNFVILLKENTYSLIYKHAISTIIPEKEIEIGFEE, encoded by the coding sequence ATGACAAATAATATAAAGACATTGAATCTGCAAGATACATATCTAAATCTGCTCAGAAAGCAGAGGACTTCTGTCGTTGTTTATCTTACTAATGGAGTTAGATTAAAGGGTATTATCAAAGGATTCGATAATTTCGTAATTCTTCTAAAGGAAAATACTTATTCACTTATTTATAAGCATGCTATATCAACAATAATTCCTGAAAAAGAGATAGAGATAGGATTTGAAGAATAG
- a CDS encoding SurA N-terminal domain-containing protein yields MLKIMRKHARYFYFLFFIVIITFIFWGVGTVDKTNSIEIIAEIGNYKITTEDYWRTYDNVYRFYKEIYKDKLDEEMEKKLNLRDKVLDSMINERILLLVSKEVGITVSDQELREAIESEPAFLKNGVFDKDIYANRLRLNRITPEIFEASKRQELVLTKMKRFIELSVEMPNLDIDIPQASENAQLSMMLRQTAFNEEKDKVIESYIAGLKRQMKIKINKDLIS; encoded by the coding sequence ATGCTCAAGATAATGCGGAAACATGCAAGATATTTCTATTTTCTATTTTTCATCGTAATAATAACTTTCATATTCTGGGGTGTGGGTACAGTAGATAAGACAAATAGCATCGAGATTATTGCAGAGATTGGAAACTATAAAATTACTACTGAAGACTACTGGCGAACTTATGATAATGTCTATCGCTTTTACAAAGAAATTTATAAGGATAAGTTAGATGAAGAAATGGAAAAAAAACTAAACCTTAGAGATAAGGTTCTTGATTCCATGATTAATGAACGCATACTCCTTTTAGTTTCAAAAGAAGTCGGTATTACGGTAAGCGACCAAGAGTTGCGTGAGGCCATTGAAAGTGAACCAGCATTTCTCAAAAATGGTGTATTTGATAAAGACATATATGCAAATAGACTCAGACTCAACAGAATAACCCCCGAGATCTTTGAAGCCTCAAAACGTCAGGAGCTCGTTTTAACAAAGATGAAACGTTTTATAGAACTTTCTGTAGAAATGCCCAATCTTGATATCGATATACCACAAGCTTCAGAAAATGCTCAACTATCTATGATGCTTAGACAAACAGCCTTTAATGAAGAAAAGGATAAAGTAATAGAGTCATATATAGCAGGTTTAAAAAGACAGATGAAAATCAAAATCAATAAAGACCTTATTTCATAA
- the miaA gene encoding tRNA (adenosine(37)-N6)-dimethylallyltransferase MiaA, whose protein sequence is MNKVIILLGPTAVGKTGVSILLAKALNTEIISADSMQIYRHMDIGTAKPSPEERTMIKHHMIDIVEPWESFSTGKYISMVVPIIESIHRNGKIPIIVGGTGLYIKAMTRGIFSGPSADWTLRENLLSLEKEEEGSLYKYLKELDPMAAVKITPKDTRRIIRALEVCIQSNTGISDMQEKFTKPLPYDFIKIGITRDRKELYSLIENRVDNMFKAGLIEEVKTVTKLIENAMSENVSQFPSMQAIGYKEIAMYLHGNITHAEAVRIIKKGTKRYAKRQFTWFKKEEAIHWADITGIYDNYKAYLIVYGLLKKYLDHLQKS, encoded by the coding sequence ATGAATAAAGTTATCATCCTACTTGGCCCGACCGCTGTTGGAAAGACAGGTGTTTCGATTCTACTTGCGAAAGCACTGAATACCGAAATTATCAGTGCCGATTCAATGCAGATTTATAGGCACATGGATATTGGAACAGCCAAGCCATCTCCGGAAGAAAGGACTATGATTAAACATCACATGATTGATATTGTTGAGCCGTGGGAGTCTTTCAGTACAGGAAAATATATTTCAATGGTTGTACCGATAATCGAATCAATTCACCGAAATGGGAAAATACCCATTATCGTCGGTGGAACAGGTCTTTATATCAAAGCAATGACAAGGGGCATCTTTAGCGGTCCATCTGCTGACTGGACTCTGAGAGAAAATCTTCTCTCTCTGGAAAAAGAAGAAGAAGGATCTCTTTATAAATACCTGAAAGAATTAGACCCAATGGCTGCAGTAAAAATAACGCCTAAAGACACACGTAGGATTATAAGGGCATTGGAGGTCTGTATCCAAAGCAACACAGGAATTTCAGATATGCAAGAAAAATTCACCAAACCACTCCCATACGACTTCATCAAGATCGGTATTACAAGGGATAGGAAAGAACTTTACAGTCTGATTGAAAACAGGGTTGACAATATGTTTAAGGCAGGACTTATAGAAGAAGTAAAGACTGTAACAAAATTGATAGAAAATGCTATGTCTGAAAATGTTTCACAGTTTCCCTCAATGCAGGCAATTGGGTACAAAGAGATAGCTATGTATCTTCATGGGAATATTACGCATGCTGAAGCTGTCAGAATTATTAAAAAAGGAACGAAGAGATATGCAAAAAGGCAATTTACATGGTTTAAAAAAGAAGAAGCAATTCACTGGGCAGATATAACAGGAATATATGATAACTACAAAGCATATTTGATTGTTTATGGTTTACTAAAAAAATATTTGGATCATCTCCAGAAAAGTTGA